The Parafrankia discariae genomic interval GCGATTACCAGCCGGCCGCCGGCCTGCATCGCCCCGGTGTGAAGCCAGGCGCCAATGACCTGGTCGAGCACGTCCGCGCTGATCAGGGCGAACGCGCGCCGGAACGTGGACTCCTCCGCCGGCCCGCGGACCGCTCCGAGCCCGGCCAGCACGTCGGCCCCGGCATCGGCGGCCCACTGGCCGATCGCGGCGAACGACCTTGAGCCCGCGGTCACCGCCGCGACGCCGACGGCAAGCAGCCCGGCCAGCGAGTGCCGCCGCCCGCGTCTCTTCCGCGGGTCCGGGAGCTGAGCAAGCAGATCAAGAAGGTACTGGCTGCGGGCAGCAGCCGTCAGGGAGGGAGATGGCATAAGCGGGCGGGCGTCCCTCGTGGCAGACGACGGTGAGTGTGAGAGCTTCCATCGTTCCGCCGGGCCCCGCCCGCCACCCTCAGACACGCCAAACACATCACGGCGGTTATGACACCGCAGGTCACGGCCTAACTTCATGACTTTGCCGGGTCCCTGCTGCTGGGATCGATGGTGAAGGCGTTCGCGGAGGCGTTGATGGGCGCCGAGGCGGACGGGATCCGTGACGCCGAATATGGCGAGATATCCCGGATCGGGTTAACCGTCGGAATGGCCACCGGACGCGGGAATGGGACACGCGGGCTGGGACGATCAAGCTGGCGGTGCCGAAGCTGCGGCAGGGCTCGTACTTCCCGGAATGGCTGCTGACTCGCCGGCACCGCGCCGAACAGGCACTGATCTCGGTCGTGGCCACCTCCTGTCTGCTCGGAGTATCGACGAGAAGAGTCGACAGGCTCGTCGAGCAGCTCGGGGTCGCGAACATCTCGAAATCCCAGGTGTCCGAGCTCGCGAAGCACCTCGACGTTCAGGTCGAGGCGTTCCGGTCCCGGCCGCTGGACGCCGGCCCGTACCGGTTCGTGCAGGCGGACGCGCTGACGATGAAGGTCCGCGAGGACGGGGCCGGCTGGCCGGCGTTCTTCCGCGGCCTGGTCGCCCGGGGCCTGTCCGGGGTCCGCCTGGTGACCTCGGACGCCCACCGCGGCCTGGTCAACGCGATCGGGTCGACCCTGCCCGGCGCGTCCTGGCAGAGATGACGTCGCCGGTATCTTCCCCAGCCGTGACGCCATCATCCGGCTCGTCGGCGCCGTCCTCGCCGAACAACACGACGAGTGGATCGAAACCCACCGCTACATCGGCCTGAAAATCCTCGCCAGAACCGACCCCGCGCAGAAAACCGCCGACACACCCGAGATCAGCGTGACACCCGAAGCCCTCCCCGCATAACCTGAACCAGGATCACGCGAAGTCACTCTCCGTACACCACCACCGTGGACGTGGCATGGGCCGCAGCGTCCTGGCGGACAGGATGACAAGAGCCCGGTGACGAGAGATCGTCACGCCGGGATCTGTGGTAACCCGGGGGTGAGATCCCCCCCGGGCTACCCGACCGCTGGCGACACAGTCCCGCCACGCCCGCACCGCGCCGGCCGCCGCGACCGTGTTCGGGTGTTGTTGGCCGAACAGCCGCGCGAAGTCGGCGGCCACCCCCTTCTCGATGTTGATTGCGTCAGTGGTCCGCCCCGCCTGCCAGTACGAGTGGGCGAGGTTGTGGCGGGCGGTGAGGGTGTCTGGGTGTTTCTGGCCCAGCAGCCGCGCGGAGTCGGTCGGGCGTCTACGAGCCACGGGCCGTTCTCGGTGAA includes:
- a CDS encoding transposase family protein, with translation MPSPSLTAAARSQYLLDLLAQLPDPRKRRGRRHSLAGLLAVGVAAVTAGSRSFAAIGQWAADAGADVLAGLGAVRGPAEESTFRRAFALISADVLDQVIGAWLHTGAMQAGGRLVIAVDGMAVRGARNREEKAPHLVAALAHGIGAGSSARSPWTRSPMRFLPSGNC
- a CDS encoding tetratricopeptide repeat protein, which codes for MARRRPTDSARLLGQKHPDTLTARHNLAHSYWQAGRTTDAINIEKGVAADFARLFGQQHPNTVAAAGAVRAWRDCVASGRVARGGSHPRVTTDPGVTISRHRALVILSARTLRPMPRPRWWCTESDFA